In Fusobacterium sp. DD2, one genomic interval encodes:
- the trmD gene encoding tRNA (guanosine(37)-N1)-methyltransferase TrmD, whose amino-acid sequence MKINIFTLFPEMFSGFVQESIIGRAISNNLLEINIINIRDYCYDKHKQADDKIFGGGAGMVMKPEPLFRALENVKGKVIYTTPQGQTFNQNLAIELSHEEEINIIAGHYEGIDERVVEEKVDMEISIGDFVLTGGELPAMIIADCIARLIPGVIKKESYENDSFFSGLLDFPPYTRPAEYNGLKVPEVLISGHHKNIETWKLKESLKRTLLRRPDLLKNREFTKEEKKLLLEIKEELNSPKK is encoded by the coding sequence ATGAAAATAAATATTTTCACTCTGTTTCCTGAAATGTTTTCTGGTTTTGTACAAGAAAGCATTATTGGAAGAGCTATAAGCAATAATCTTCTTGAAATCAATATTATTAATATAAGAGATTATTGTTATGATAAACATAAACAAGCTGATGATAAGATATTTGGAGGAGGGGCAGGGATGGTTATGAAACCTGAACCTCTTTTTAGAGCTTTGGAAAATGTAAAAGGAAAAGTTATTTATACAACTCCACAGGGACAAACTTTCAATCAGAACCTGGCTATTGAACTTTCTCACGAAGAGGAGATTAATATTATTGCTGGGCACTATGAAGGAATTGACGAGAGAGTTGTTGAAGAAAAAGTTGATATGGAAATATCCATAGGAGACTTTGTTTTAACTGGTGGAGAACTTCCAGCTATGATTATAGCTGACTGTATTGCAAGACTTATCCCTGGAGTTATAAAGAAAGAATCATATGAAAATGATTCTTTTTTCAGTGGACTTCTAGACTTTCCACCCTATACACGTCCAGCTGAATATAATGGTTTAAAAGTTCCAGAAGTACTTATTTCTGGACATCATAAAAATATAGAAACATGGAAACTTAAGGAGAGTTTAAAAAGAACTCTTTTAAGAAGACCAGATTTATTAAAAAATAGAGAATTTACAAAAGAAGAAAAGAAACTATTATTAGAAATTAAAGAGGAATTAAACTCCCCAAAAAAATAA
- the rimM gene encoding ribosome maturation factor RimM (Essential for efficient processing of 16S rRNA), with protein sequence MELLTIGKISGTHHLKGAVKINFEIDNPDILLNEKVIIKISDTDQKILTIKSISQLAGNKWIVEFEEITNKTEAANLRNGFVVVRRELLGIGEDEYLLVDLIGMNVVDINTDKSIGKVKEFFDTAAHDILVVDSPEAEGMIPNIDEFVKKIDFDKKTIYVDLIEGLMEPKGKKYQQDDGMDEE encoded by the coding sequence ATGGAACTTTTAACAATTGGGAAAATTTCTGGAACACATCACTTAAAGGGAGCAGTTAAAATCAATTTTGAAATTGATAATCCTGATATTCTATTAAATGAAAAAGTTATAATTAAAATAAGTGACACAGATCAAAAAATACTTACAATAAAGAGCATCTCTCAACTTGCTGGAAACAAATGGATTGTAGAATTTGAAGAGATTACTAATAAAACAGAAGCTGCAAATCTAAGAAATGGATTTGTTGTAGTAAGAAGAGAATTATTAGGTATTGGAGAAGATGAGTATCTTCTAGTTGACCTTATTGGAATGAATGTAGTTGATATAAATACAGATAAAAGCATTGGTAAAGTTAAGGAATTCTTTGATACAGCTGCACACGATATATTAGTTGTGGATTCTCCTGAAGCTGAAGGAATGATACCTAATATTGATGAATTTGTTAAAAAAATAGATTTTGATAAGAAAACTATCTATGTAGATTTAATCGAAGGATTAATGGAGCCAAAAGGAAAAAAATATCAACAAGATGATGGAATGGATGAAGAATAA
- a CDS encoding RNA methyltransferase: MRNKIYLGLVHYPVYNKRHDVVCTSVTNFDIHDISRTCRTYNVKGYRLIVPIDSQKMLTDRIVNYWQEGTGGQYNKDREDAFSITKVMDSIEDTLAEIEKTEGQKPMIITTSARIFPNTASYKKVSDMMFEDDRPYLLLFGTGWGLTDEVMAMSDYILEPIRGNTQYNHLSVRAAVAIILDRLLGER, translated from the coding sequence ATGAGAAATAAAATATACCTAGGATTAGTTCACTATCCTGTTTATAACAAAAGACATGATGTAGTATGTACATCTGTAACAAACTTTGATATTCATGACATATCTAGAACTTGTAGAACTTATAATGTAAAAGGGTACAGATTAATTGTTCCTATTGACTCTCAAAAAATGCTTACTGACAGAATAGTTAATTACTGGCAAGAGGGAACTGGAGGACAATACAACAAAGATAGAGAAGATGCTTTCTCTATTACAAAAGTTATGGATAGCATTGAGGATACTCTTGCTGAAATAGAAAAAACAGAGGGACAAAAACCTATGATTATTACTACTTCTGCTAGAATTTTCCCTAATACTGCAAGTTATAAAAAAGTATCTGACATGATGTTTGAAGATGATAGACCTTATCTTCTACTATTTGGTACAGGTTGGGGATTAACTGATGAAGTAATGGCTATGTCAGATTATATTCTTGAACCAATTAGAGGAAATACTCAATATAACCATCTTTCTGTAAGAGCTGCTGTTGCTATAATCTTAGATAGATTACTTGGAGAAAGATAA
- a CDS encoding gamma carbonic anhydrase family protein, translating into MIYKLGDLVPKIGENNYIADNAVVIGDVEFGKSISVWFGAVIRADMSKVTVGDESNIQDNVTLHGDTPYPVTIGKRVTIGHNCIIHGCTIGDECVIGMGSTLLNGSVIPKNCLVAAGAVVTPKLQAKEGDLIAGIPAKVVRPLSEKNREYLKYAYKVYCDDIVKYSNKLVKIDK; encoded by the coding sequence ATGATATACAAACTAGGAGATTTAGTTCCTAAAATTGGAGAAAATAACTATATCGCTGATAATGCAGTTGTTATTGGTGATGTAGAATTTGGAAAAAGCATATCTGTATGGTTCGGTGCCGTAATTAGAGCAGATATGAGTAAAGTAACAGTTGGAGATGAATCAAACATCCAGGATAATGTAACACTACATGGAGATACTCCATATCCTGTGACTATTGGAAAGAGAGTAACTATTGGACATAACTGTATAATCCACGGTTGTACAATAGGAGACGAATGTGTAATTGGAATGGGAAGCACACTTTTAAACGGAAGCGTTATCCCTAAAAACTGTCTTGTTGCTGCAGGAGCAGTAGTTACTCCTAAGTTACAAGCAAAAGAGGGAGACTTGATTGCTGGAATACCTGCAAAAGTTGTAAGACCTCTAAGTGAAAAAAATAGAGAATATCTAAAATATGCTTATAAAGTTTACTGTGATGACATAGTAAAATATTCTAATAAACTTGTTAAAATTGATAAATAA
- a CDS encoding MarR family transcriptional regulator: protein MKGNINKVNEILEEFYKLFYKTEDMALKRGIKCLTHTELHLIEAIGEESLTMNELSDKIGITMGTATVAVSKLTEKGFITRIRSNTDRRKVFVSLTPKGSKALVYHNNYHKMIMSSITENIADKDLSHFIEIFELILGALKEKTDYFKPLTIVDFAVGDKVSIVEIKGTPIVQNFFAGHGIENFSVVEIMDSSSKDNFVIKSPTEEVVVLDVLDAKNLIGIKAE from the coding sequence ATGAAGGGGAACATTAATAAAGTTAATGAGATTTTAGAAGAGTTTTACAAACTTTTTTATAAAACTGAAGATATGGCTTTAAAAAGAGGAATAAAATGTTTAACTCACACAGAACTTCATTTAATAGAAGCAATCGGAGAAGAATCTTTAACCATGAATGAACTATCTGATAAGATAGGAATTACTATGGGAACAGCAACTGTAGCGGTTTCTAAACTTACTGAAAAAGGTTTCATAACTAGAATCAGATCAAATACAGATAGAAGAAAAGTTTTTGTTTCTCTTACACCAAAGGGAAGTAAAGCACTGGTATATCATAATAACTACCACAAAATGATAATGTCTAGTATCACAGAAAACATTGCAGATAAAGACTTAAGTCATTTTATAGAGATATTTGAGTTGATTTTAGGTGCTTTAAAAGAAAAGACAGATTATTTTAAACCATTAACAATAGTTGATTTTGCAGTTGGAGATAAAGTTTCAATTGTAGAGATTAAAGGAACACCAATAGTTCAAAACTTCTTTGCAGGGCATGGAATTGAAAACTTCAGTGTTGTAGAGATAATGGATAGCAGTTCAAAAGATAATTTTGTTATAAAATCACCAACTGAAGAGGTTGTTGTATTAGATGTATTAGATGCAAAGAATCTAATTGGAATTAAGGCAGAATAA
- a CDS encoding autotransporter domain-containing protein, giving the protein MKSKKNKILFACIMTAILTNCGGGGGGGSAVTVQPSNTGIIKQPKVINNVPSKEDKKTESGYKIVAVMPENNPVIPDKLPANENRPVINAPGIGNYINPIKNIKIKDKEIFIIPTDDKKIDGKGQIVAIMDSDFLTHKGELKNKFKTIEILDKVSRNPNPNGSPHGERVLELMTEDTKFNIVAATIGEKLHSKVFVSPSTELYRQVFTKFGDQKVKVINQSWGVDFKDHLGADARGNRNYRGMLLPLQIVREDEHKLQADMDEINRRGDELMDFYTEAVNNGGLFIWANGNRDSNDQTLNQASLQPSLPMVRAGLEKGWLSVIGVEEKDPVSIAEPNGDYYAYKHYAHHLAYPGYAARWSIAASGEGPESGKGTIGSSYAAPRVARAAALVASKFDWMTNSQVRETLLTTTDKPELKYDRYGNLLETTEPRVIAFNMSDIQDQRYGWGILNTKRALKGPGAFLRTLLERDPGYNYTGYTLYFQANVPEGKESFFENDIYGDSALRKSGKGRLHLTGNNSFSGTTKVSEGTLDIYKNHSANIDIEREGTLVLYDGSFIGSTGYDGHIIGADVTNDGKLIVSNKEIDGKDGIHATIAGNYTVSENGITEIDFDSSLDVLGKADLSQSTIKITTDKYNGVPEKREIIKGNVKDIDTDKIKVDGMRKAVATKENNALVVEMSRENAVTYLNSEYAVSKNTAENVEKILQEIDNRVASEKATADDLNRAMAIVEMSHSEFEDLVDRISGEIYASAQALSFAQSQNINRNISNHLSSLNNFRKSDYEWQGWMSGIHSDGKLKDEGYATGKTKMNGTQFGIDKKISHSVQAGVSLSYSDAEAKFNKYAGVSKSSSLGASIYSKKYLKNDIYVLGRAGISKFTSKVQRELIDIDGDTVVGNIKHKDYMFSGYLETGKHFANFTPYIGISQDYLRRGSFQENSAAWGINAPEKNYLSTNILLGLRSEYKMNSYTFTGYITHSINVGNRSLSFDGKFTGTDTPQNFKGIDLNKNITWTGIGISKEITPQFNINANLDVRFEGKHRADSVISAGLEYRF; this is encoded by the coding sequence ATGAAAAGTAAAAAAAATAAAATATTATTTGCATGTATTATGACAGCAATATTAACAAACTGCGGTGGTGGCGGTGGAGGAGGCTCTGCTGTAACAGTTCAACCTAGCAATACCGGAATTATAAAACAACCTAAAGTAATAAATAATGTTCCATCAAAAGAGGATAAGAAAACAGAATCTGGATATAAAATTGTGGCTGTAATGCCAGAAAATAATCCTGTTATTCCAGATAAGCTACCTGCTAATGAAAACAGACCTGTTATAAATGCTCCTGGAATAGGAAACTATATTAATCCTATTAAAAATATTAAAATTAAAGATAAAGAGATTTTTATTATCCCAACAGATGATAAAAAAATAGATGGTAAAGGACAAATAGTTGCTATTATGGATAGTGACTTTCTAACTCATAAAGGAGAACTAAAAAACAAGTTCAAAACTATTGAAATTTTAGATAAGGTTTCCAGAAATCCAAATCCTAATGGAAGTCCTCATGGTGAAAGAGTACTTGAACTTATGACAGAGGATACTAAATTTAATATAGTTGCAGCAACTATTGGAGAAAAACTTCATTCAAAAGTCTTTGTATCACCAAGTACAGAGTTATATAGACAAGTGTTTACAAAATTTGGAGATCAGAAAGTAAAAGTTATCAATCAGTCATGGGGTGTAGATTTTAAAGATCATCTTGGAGCTGATGCAAGAGGAAACAGAAACTATAGAGGTATGTTACTTCCTCTTCAAATAGTCCGTGAGGATGAACACAAACTGCAAGCTGATATGGACGAGATAAACAGACGTGGAGATGAACTTATGGACTTTTACACAGAAGCTGTAAATAACGGTGGACTATTTATATGGGCAAATGGAAACCGTGACAGCAATGACCAGACCCTAAATCAAGCATCTCTTCAACCTAGTTTACCTATGGTAAGAGCTGGACTTGAAAAAGGGTGGCTATCTGTTATAGGTGTAGAGGAAAAAGATCCTGTGAGTATTGCTGAGCCTAATGGAGATTATTATGCATACAAACACTATGCACACCATTTAGCTTATCCTGGATATGCTGCTAGATGGTCAATAGCTGCAAGCGGAGAGGGTCCAGAATCTGGAAAAGGAACTATAGGTTCATCATATGCAGCTCCTAGAGTTGCACGTGCTGCTGCACTTGTAGCAAGTAAGTTTGACTGGATGACGAACTCTCAAGTAAGAGAAACTCTACTTACTACTACAGATAAACCTGAACTTAAATACGATAGATATGGAAATCTTCTAGAAACCACTGAACCAAGAGTTATTGCATTTAATATGTCAGATATTCAAGATCAAAGATATGGATGGGGAATTTTAAATACTAAAAGAGCTTTAAAAGGGCCTGGAGCATTTTTAAGAACTCTTTTAGAAAGAGACCCTGGATATAACTATACTGGTTATACACTTTATTTCCAAGCAAACGTTCCAGAAGGAAAAGAGTCTTTCTTTGAAAATGATATATATGGAGACAGTGCACTTAGAAAGAGTGGTAAAGGACGTCTACACCTTACTGGAAACAACAGTTTCAGTGGAACTACAAAGGTTTCTGAAGGGACTTTAGATATCTATAAAAACCACAGTGCAAATATTGATATTGAAAGAGAGGGAACTCTTGTTTTATATGATGGTTCATTTATAGGTTCTACAGGATATGATGGACATATAATCGGTGCAGATGTAACAAATGATGGTAAACTTATTGTATCTAATAAAGAGATAGATGGAAAAGATGGAATACATGCAACAATTGCTGGAAACTATACAGTTAGTGAAAATGGTATAACTGAGATTGATTTTGATTCATCTCTGGATGTCTTAGGAAAAGCAGACCTATCTCAAAGCACTATAAAGATAACTACTGATAAATACAATGGTGTACCTGAAAAAAGAGAGATTATCAAAGGAAATGTTAAAGATATTGACACTGATAAAATCAAAGTAGATGGAATGAGAAAAGCTGTTGCAACTAAGGAGAATAATGCTCTAGTTGTAGAGATGAGCAGAGAAAATGCTGTAACATATCTAAATAGTGAGTATGCAGTTTCTAAAAACACAGCAGAAAATGTTGAAAAAATATTACAAGAGATAGATAACAGAGTTGCAAGTGAAAAAGCAACTGCTGATGATTTAAATAGAGCTATGGCAATAGTTGAGATGTCACACAGTGAGTTTGAAGATTTAGTAGACAGAATCTCTGGAGAGATATATGCATCTGCACAGGCACTTAGTTTTGCTCAATCACAAAATATCAATAGAAATATTTCAAATCATTTAAGTTCTTTAAATAACTTTAGAAAAAGTGATTATGAATGGCAAGGATGGATGTCAGGTATCCATTCTGATGGGAAGCTGAAAGATGAAGGATATGCAACTGGCAAAACTAAAATGAATGGAACACAGTTTGGAATAGATAAAAAAATTAGCCATAGTGTACAAGCAGGAGTATCTCTTTCTTACTCAGATGCTGAAGCTAAATTTAATAAATATGCTGGTGTTTCAAAAAGTAGCTCATTAGGTGCATCTATCTACAGTAAAAAATATTTAAAAAATGATATCTATGTTTTAGGTCGTGCAGGGATTTCTAAATTTACATCTAAAGTCCAAAGAGAACTTATTGATATTGATGGAGATACTGTAGTTGGAAATATTAAACACAAAGATTATATGTTTTCTGGATATTTAGAAACAGGAAAACACTTTGCAAATTTTACACCTTATATTGGAATCTCACAAGATTATTTAAGAAGAGGAAGTTTCCAAGAAAATAGTGCAGCATGGGGTATTAATGCACCAGAAAAAAATTATCTTTCTACTAATATCCTTTTAGGATTAAGAAGTGAATATAAAATGAATAGTTACACATTCACTGGATATATAACTCACTCAATTAACGTAGGAAACAGATCTTTAAGCTTTGATGGAAAATTTACTGGAACAGATACACCTCAAAACTTTAAAGGGATTGATTTGAATAAAAATATCACATGGACTGGCATTGGTATAAGTAAAGAGATAACTCCACAATTTAATATAAATGCAAATTTAGATGTAAGATTTGAAGGGAAACACAGAGCAGACAGCGTCATAAGTGCAGGTTTAGAGTATAGATTTTAA
- the hpt gene encoding hypoxanthine phosphoribosyltransferase, whose translation MDYTIKTLLTRETVEKRIKELASQIEKDYEGKDLLVLGLLKGSIVFMTDLIKEINLPLVIDFMSVSSYSGTTSTGVVNISKDTDIDVKGKDVLIVEDIIDTGLTLSNVKKLLEKRGTKSLKICTLLDKPSRRTVDMKGDYVGFEIPDEFVVGYGLDYDQLHRNLPYIGIVVKK comes from the coding sequence GTGGATTATACTATTAAAACGCTTTTAACAAGAGAGACAGTTGAAAAAAGAATAAAAGAGTTAGCTAGTCAGATTGAAAAAGATTACGAAGGAAAAGATTTGCTGGTTTTAGGTCTTTTAAAAGGTTCTATTGTCTTTATGACAGATCTTATAAAAGAAATTAATCTTCCTCTTGTTATCGATTTCATGAGCGTTTCTAGTTATTCTGGAACTACTAGTACAGGAGTTGTCAATATTTCAAAAGATACTGACATAGATGTAAAAGGAAAAGATGTCTTAATCGTTGAAGATATTATTGATACTGGACTTACTTTAAGTAACGTTAAAAAACTTTTAGAAAAAAGAGGAACTAAAAGCTTAAAGATTTGTACTCTTTTAGACAAACCTAGTAGAAGAACTGTAGATATGAAAGGAGATTATGTAGGATTTGAAATCCCTGACGAATTTGTCGTTGGATATGGTCTTGACTATGATCAATTACATAGAAATCTTCCTTATATTGGTATAGTAGTAAAAAAATAA
- a CDS encoding DUF4911 domain-containing protein, translating to MLTSYEFLIQSRKEDIDFINKIIEAYEGIGVVRTVNSEKGIINIISTNDFKDYVRDIINDLNDNYGVVAKITEEGPWKGSLYINKHN from the coding sequence ATGCTTACAAGCTATGAATTTTTAATACAAAGCAGAAAAGAAGATATCGACTTTATAAATAAAATCATTGAGGCTTATGAAGGAATTGGAGTAGTTAGAACAGTTAATTCTGAAAAGGGTATTATAAATATAATATCAACAAATGATTTTAAAGATTATGTAAGAGATATTATAAATGATCTTAACGACAACTATGGTGTTGTAGCTAAAATTACAGAAGAAGGACCATGGAAAGGTTCTTTATACATAAATAAGCACAATTAA
- the rsmA gene encoding 16S rRNA (adenine(1518)-N(6)/adenine(1519)-N(6))-dimethyltransferase RsmA — protein sequence MSFKHKKKFGQNFLTDQKEVLQKIMEVSNVTSNDTVLEIGPGEGALTALLLDTAKRVVAIEIDTDLEKILRKKFDSNPKYTLVMNDILETDIASYVDKGTKVVANIPYYITSPIINKLIENKDVIDEIYIMVQKEVAERICAKKGKERSVLTLAVEYFGSAEYLFTIPKEAFTPVPKVDSAFMSIKLYKDNRYQKQVDENIFFKYVKAAFFSKRKNLLNNFTSLGYSKDQLREILGEAGISESERAENLTIEDFIRLISIFEKK from the coding sequence ATGTCCTTTAAACATAAAAAAAAGTTTGGACAAAATTTCTTAACTGACCAAAAAGAAGTTTTGCAAAAGATTATGGAAGTTTCAAATGTCACTTCCAATGACACAGTATTGGAAATAGGCCCAGGTGAAGGAGCTCTTACAGCACTGCTTTTAGATACAGCAAAAAGGGTAGTTGCCATTGAGATAGATACTGACTTAGAAAAAATATTGCGTAAAAAATTTGACAGCAATCCTAAATATACTCTAGTTATGAATGACATTCTGGAAACAGATATTGCTTCATATGTTGATAAGGGTACTAAGGTTGTTGCAAATATACCATATTATATAACATCACCTATTATCAATAAACTAATTGAAAACAAAGATGTTATAGATGAAATATATATTATGGTACAAAAAGAAGTGGCAGAAAGAATATGTGCCAAAAAGGGTAAAGAAAGAAGTGTCTTAACTTTAGCAGTTGAATATTTTGGAAGTGCTGAATATCTTTTCACTATTCCAAAAGAGGCATTTACCCCTGTACCAAAAGTTGATTCTGCTTTTATGTCAATAAAACTTTATAAAGATAACAGATATCAAAAACAGGTAGATGAAAATATCTTTTTTAAATATGTAAAAGCGGCTTTCTTTAGTAAAAGAAAAAATCTTCTTAATAATTTTACAAGTCTTGGTTATTCAAAAGATCAACTTCGTGAAATTTTAGGTGAAGCTGGAATCTCTGAAAGTGAAAGAGCTGAAAACTTGACAATAGAAGATTTTATAAGACTAATATCAATATTTGAAAAGAAATAG
- a CDS encoding PASTA domain-containing protein, whose amino-acid sequence MKKRIILIYSGIIAGLIVLVLLGLKTFEIGYFNEKYYKVPDLKSYTYEEAEKVILGSDLGIKKIGGEFSSYPIGQIFLQEPEAGSVVKKGRNIRVWVSKGSALIDMPDLTGMNYLDAKVLAEEKGMKIGKVITVKDNGKYNEVLATDPATGTLLTKGEKISFLVNGVENVVQVRVPDIIGLSVEQGKDILLKNSLILGNVEYTSIEGIEKDVIVKTNIQSGEKAAAGSSIDVVVNR is encoded by the coding sequence ATGAAAAAGAGAATAATTTTGATTTATTCTGGAATTATTGCAGGTTTAATAGTTCTTGTACTTTTAGGACTAAAAACTTTTGAAATAGGATATTTTAATGAAAAATATTATAAGGTACCTGATTTAAAATCATATACATATGAAGAAGCAGAAAAAGTTATATTAGGTTCAGATTTAGGAATAAAAAAGATAGGTGGGGAGTTTTCATCTTACCCAATTGGACAGATTTTTTTACAAGAGCCAGAAGCTGGAAGTGTTGTAAAAAAAGGTAGAAATATTAGAGTATGGGTAAGTAAGGGAAGTGCTCTTATAGATATGCCAGATCTTACTGGAATGAACTATCTTGATGCAAAAGTTTTAGCAGAAGAAAAAGGTATGAAAATTGGAAAAGTAATTACAGTAAAGGATAATGGTAAATATAATGAAGTATTAGCAACAGACCCTGCTACAGGAACACTTTTGACTAAGGGAGAAAAGATTTCATTTTTAGTAAATGGTGTAGAAAATGTAGTTCAGGTAAGAGTTCCAGACATAATTGGATTGTCAGTTGAACAAGGTAAAGATATTCTTTTAAAGAATTCTCTTATTTTAGGAAATGTTGAGTATACTTCTATTGAAGGAATAGAAAAAGATGTAATTGTAAAAACAAATATTCAATCGGGAGAAAAGGCTGCTGCTGGATCTTCAATTGATGTTGTAGTTAATAGATAA
- the rpe gene encoding ribulose-phosphate 3-epimerase, translating into MSKIKIAPSILSADFSKLGEEIIAIDKAGADYVHIDVMDGIFVPNITFGAPVIKAVRNKTDLVFDVHLMIDRPERYIEDFVKAGADLITVHAESTTHLHRVIQQIKGFGVKAAVSLNPATPVDVLKYIIDDLDMVLIMSVNPGFGGQKFIESTVEKIKDVRKLSSTVDIQIDGGITDKTIGKCIEAGANIFVAGSYVFSGDYKERIDNLKRGC; encoded by the coding sequence ATGAGTAAAATTAAAATAGCTCCTTCAATATTATCAGCTGATTTCAGCAAATTAGGAGAAGAAATAATAGCAATTGATAAGGCAGGAGCTGATTATGTACATATAGATGTAATGGATGGTATTTTTGTACCAAATATAACTTTTGGTGCTCCAGTAATAAAAGCAGTAAGAAATAAAACGGATCTTGTTTTTGACGTACATCTAATGATAGATAGACCAGAAAGATACATTGAGGATTTTGTAAAAGCAGGTGCAGATTTAATAACTGTTCATGCTGAATCAACTACACATCTTCATAGAGTTATTCAACAAATTAAAGGATTTGGAGTAAAAGCAGCAGTATCTCTTAATCCTGCAACACCTGTAGATGTTTTAAAATATATAATTGATGACCTGGATATGGTATTGATTATGAGTGTTAACCCTGGATTTGGAGGACAAAAATTTATTGAATCAACAGTAGAAAAGATAAAAGATGTTAGAAAATTAAGTTCAACTGTTGATATCCAAATTGACGGTGGAATAACAGACAAAACTATAGGAAAGTGTATTGAGGCAGGTGCAAACATCTTTGTTGCTGGTTCTTACGTATTTTCAGGAGATTATAAGGAAAGAATTGATAATTTAAAGAGAGGTTGTTAA
- the rsgA gene encoding ribosome small subunit-dependent GTPase A produces MNKIQGFYYVNSGDEVHECKLRGILKRKESKNNCVVGDIVEISDDNYIVGIEERKNLLERPIVANIDYFIIQFAAKDPDMDLERLNIMLLRSFYYKIKPVIVINKIDLLTDEELEDLKMSLKFLEKIDVPYFLISKKKNIGIDSLKDFIKDHISAFGGPSGVGKSSIINMLQVEKVLEVGETSKKLKKGKHTTKDTNLLPLLGGGYIIDTPGFSSIEIPVIKDSWELMGLFPEFSGKEGCKFSDCQHLNEPGCKIKEAVENTTLEKSRYEFYKKVYEKLKNERWNKYE; encoded by the coding sequence ATTAACAAGATACAAGGATTTTATTATGTTAACTCTGGGGATGAGGTTCATGAATGTAAACTTCGTGGTATTCTTAAGAGAAAAGAGAGTAAGAATAACTGCGTAGTAGGTGATATAGTTGAAATATCTGATGACAACTATATTGTAGGAATAGAAGAGAGAAAAAACTTATTGGAAAGACCAATAGTTGCAAATATTGACTATTTTATAATTCAATTTGCAGCTAAGGATCCTGATATGGATCTTGAAAGATTGAATATAATGCTTTTAAGAAGTTTTTATTATAAGATAAAACCTGTAATCGTTATAAATAAAATAGATCTTTTAACTGATGAGGAGTTAGAAGATTTGAAAATGAGTTTAAAGTTTTTGGAAAAAATAGATGTTCCATATTTTTTAATTTCTAAAAAGAAAAATATTGGGATTGATAGTTTAAAGGACTTTATAAAAGACCATATCTCTGCTTTTGGTGGACCTAGTGGAGTTGGAAAATCGAGCATAATCAACATGTTACAAGTTGAAAAAGTCCTTGAAGTTGGAGAAACAAGTAAAAAATTAAAAAAAGGAAAACATACTACTAAAGATACAAATCTGCTACCTCTTTTAGGTGGTGGATATATTATTGATACTCCTGGGTTTTCTTCTATTGAAATTCCAGTTATTAAAGATTCATGGGAATTAATGGGTCTTTTTCCTGAATTTTCAGGAAAAGAGGGTTGTAAATTTAGTGATTGCCAGCATCTTAATGAACCAGGATGTAAAATAAAAGAAGCAGTAGAAAACACTACTCTTGAAAAGAGTAGATATGAATTTTATAAAAAAGTATATGAAAAATTAAAAAATGAAAGGTGGAACAAATATGAGTAA
- a CDS encoding KH domain-containing protein: MEKLEKLINYIINELIDNHSETRITYDVVDDTIIFKVSVAKGEMGKIIGKNGLTANAIRGVMQAAGVKDKLNVNVEFID, from the coding sequence ATGGAAAAATTAGAAAAACTTATTAATTATATCATTAACGAGCTTATTGATAATCATTCTGAAACTAGAATAACTTATGATGTAGTTGATGATACTATTATTTTTAAAGTGAGCGTAGCAAAAGGTGAAATGGGAAAAATCATCGGGAAAAATGGACTTACAGCTAATGCAATAAGAGGAGTTATGCAAGCTGCTGGAGTAAAAGATAAACTAAATGTAAATGTTGAATTTATAGACTAG